The Kluyveromyces lactis strain NRRL Y-1140 chromosome B complete sequence genome contains a region encoding:
- the OGG1 gene encoding 8-oxoguanine glycosylase OGG1 (similar to uniprot|P53397 Saccharomyces cerevisiae YML060W OGG1 Mitochondrial glycosylase/lyase that specifically excises 7 8-dihydro-8-oxoguanine residues located opposite cytosine or thymine residues in DNA repairs oxidative damage to mitochondrial DNA), with protein sequence MVGKLFFQPGELVLRNSLHCGQSFRWVIQEHTGFFYSTLKLDDSYDLVMLRQLDDNCIEYDCYKRANLEKLESHLKDYFELDVSLNNLMTQWSDADPKGFQNKEHRGVRVLNQNPWETLCSFICSSNNNISRITKMCHSLATEFGDEIAEFDGAKQYSFPSSDQIVERASEEKLRDLGFGYRAKYIIGTAQLMSMEKGDMSDSEYMLSWRIKGKMGYQDVKEKLMAYPGVGPKVADCVLLMGGLGFDEVVPVDVHIARIASRDYKLNNTKQEISELQAEYKKLPITRKKVNYELDMYRRKLQDLWGPYAGWAQCVLFAQEIGKTVGASTSDKLVKRRKLDYDASGEEEDFKVVVKDEAEISTEDSLSTVKIEDTMSIEYSITGRPLRRAVKKAKKVY encoded by the coding sequence ATGGTGGGGaaacttttcttccaaCCTGGAGAACTGGTTTTGAGAAACAGTCTTCATTGTGGACAGTCATTTAGATGGGTGATTCAAGAACACACGGGTTTTTTCTACTCGACTCTAAAGTTAGATGATAGCTATGATTTGGTGATGTTGAGACAGCTTGATGACAATTGTATTGAATATGACTGTTACAAGAGGGCGAACCTGGAGAAACTTGAGTCACATCTCAAGGATTACTTTGAACTTGATGTATCTTTGAACAACTTAATGACTCAATGGTCAGATGCTGATCCTAAGGGATTTCAAAATAAGGAACATAGAGGAGTGAGAGTACTGAACCAGAATCCCTGGGAAACTTTATGCTCTTTCATTTGTTctagtaataataatatatcaaGAATCACTAAAATGTGCCATTCCTTGGCCACTGAATttggtgatgaaattgCAGAGTTTGATGGTGCTAAGCAGTATTCGTTCCCAAGTTCGGATCAGATCGTAGAAAGAGCatctgaagaaaaactAAGAGATCTTGGCTTTGGTTATAGGGCCAAATATATCATTGGAACTGCTCAACTGATGTCTATGGAAAAAGGCGATATGTCTGATTCAGAGTATATGCTCAGTTGGCGCATTAAGGGTAAAATGGGGTATCAAGATGTCAAAGAGAAGTTGATGGCGTATCCAGGTGTGGGTCCGAAAGTAGCTGATTGTGTGCTTCTCATGGGAGGGTTGGGATTTGACGAGGTAGTTCCTGTCGATGTACACATCGCAAGGATTGCATCGAGGGACTACAAATTAAACAACACTAAGCAGGAAATCAGTGAACTGCAGGCTGAATACAAAAAGTTACCGATTACACGTAAGAAGGTGAACTATGAACTTGATATGTACAGAAGGAAGCTCCAGGATCTATGGGGCCCATACGCGGGCTGGGCACAATGTGTCCTTTTCGCACAAGAAATTGGGAAAACAGTTGGAGCAAGTACAAGTGATAAATTAGTGAAAAGACGCAAACTGGACTATGATGCAtctggagaagaagaagactttAAAGTTGTAGTCAAAGACGAGGCAGAGATCAGTACGGAAGATTCTTTGTCCACGgttaaaattgaagatacTATGTCGATAGAGTATAGCATTACTGGGAGGCCGCTACGGAGAGCGGTAAAAAAGGCTAAAAAGGTCTATTGA
- the MRPL4 gene encoding mitochondrial 54S ribosomal protein uL29m (similar to uniprot|P36517 Saccharomyces cerevisiae YLR439W MRPL4 Mitochondrial ribosomal protein of the large subunit) produces MFPARRGLHTTSRACARTRFTKPKPKPAKRENVRLPTQRTHHDNDLKITAPIPPAAANLTCPDDHPLWQFFSEKKFLRTPEELDTLSRPWTIPELRRKSFTDLHSLWYTCLKERNVLARENHLVQFNFEAQTEAYQDISEKIRTTMWRIRHVLSERDWAFKIANEKFAVEKQVFIESFEKDFLEAPANEDEEIFESLQRFQYAIYGISEYIDENKVDRTFVDGLKAVATLKLKKFALRNEDIKNFLEESNNTIVDAGESFLLYTSENTESAIAEACQAVRELRENGSSVSRYDELETVQEYVNKLAEAQMAKVTEAEIQLQEEDAKNNANTL; encoded by the coding sequence atgttCCCAGCAAGAAGGGGATTGCATACTACTTCTAGAGCATGTGCCAGGACGAGATTCACCAAACCTAAACCCAAACCAGCCAAGAGAGAGAACGTTAGACTACCTACCCAGAGGACCCATCACGATAATGATTTAAAGATTACAGCTCCTATTCCACCGGCTGCTGCCAATTTGACATGTCCAGATGATCATCCTTTATGGCAATTTTTCTCCGAGAAGAAGTTTTTAAGAACGCCCGAGGAATTGGATACGCTTTCGAGACCTTGGACCATCCCAGAGTTGAGAAGAAAATCGTTCACTGACCTACATTCTTTGTGGTACACATGTTTGAAAGAACGTAACGTATTAGCACGTGAAAACCATTTGGTGCAGTTCAACTTTGAAGCACAAACCGAAGCATACCAAGATATCTCCGAAAAGATCAGAACGACAATGTGGAGAATAAGACACGTCCTTAGCGAACGAGACTGGGCATTCAAGATAGCGAATGAGAAATTTGCTGTTGAAAAACAAGTATTTATCGAATCATTCGAAAAAGACTTTTTAGAAGCTCCTGCtaacgaagatgaagagattTTCGAATCATTGCAACGTTTTCAATATGCCATATACGGTATCTCTGAGTACATCGATGAGAACAAAGTGGACAGAACATTTGTGGATGGATTGAAAGCGGTTGCAACATTGaagttaaagaaatttgCACTAAGAAACGAGGAcatcaagaactttttaGAAGAATCTAACAATACAATTGTGGATGCAGGTGAATCCTTCCTTCTGTATACATCAGAAAACACAGAATCTGCCATCGCAGAAGCATGTCAAGCGGTAAGGGAGTTGAGAGAAAATGGCTCCTCTGTGTCTAGATacgatgaattggaaactGTTCAAGAATATGTTAATAAATTAGCTGAGGCTCAAATGGCAAAGGTAACAGAAGCGGAAATACAGCtgcaagaagaagatgcaAAAAACAACGCTAATACACTATGA
- the LSM3 gene encoding U4/U6-U5 snRNP complex subunit LSM3 (similar to uniprot|P57743 Saccharomyces cerevisiae YLR438C-A LSM3 Component of small nuclear ribonucleoprotein complexes involved in RNA processing splicing and decay): MSDTPLDLLKLNLDERVYVKLRDARELVGTLQAFDSHCNIVLSDSKETIYELVEGDLKTTERFSEMIFVRGGLVALVTTPEDE, from the coding sequence ATGTCTGATACGCCTCTGGATCTattaaaattgaatttagACGAGCGAGTATATGTGAAATTACGTGATGCTCGTGAATTAGTGGGTACTCTTCAGGCTTTCGACTCACATTGTAATATTGTTCTTTCAGATTCAAAGGAAACCATTTATGAACTAGTAGAAGGAGATTTGAAAACGACCGAAAGGTTTTCGGAAATGATTTTCGTTAGAGGTGGTCTTGTGGCCCTTGTAACAACACCAGAAGATGAATGA
- the NTE1 gene encoding lysophospholipase (similar to uniprot|Q04958 Saccharomyces cerevisiae YML059C NTE1 Serine esterase that deacylates exogenous lysophospholipids homolog of human neuropathy target esterase (NTE) mammalian NTE1 deacylates phosphatidylcholine to glycerophosphocholine) encodes MWLTSYVLPRLKNILLLQFHITLPLNYLVLLLLSTVIITYLFLRTRILSNYSQLKDDVSDENNINRKDYMDASSASFLLNREKHKGFTSYLDEFLSAIKIFGYLEKPVFHELTKSMKTEKLQEGEIVLLDDSVGFTIVVEGTLEILHKMDNRHSNPSGDAAANATAFEPPSNDDGYLINGEKFQLLNIVKTGNPLSSLVSIMKLFSNRSTHLNEGTHPSTTNNTPGPGSPNLTGEINSFLDSTLPAKFGSADSANGNHPISPMELESTFDNLSEASENDRSAKIPDIIARAASDCTIAIIPSSSFQRLLVKYPRSASHIIQMILTKLYRVTFKTAHTYLGLTNEIIFTEFQSINKDNLKLPEYFRRSIISYFTNRQDDTGSSASTIQKRPQLHRRDSNNSLNYGSRHVVLNSRDQYNPGDLLSNVPLPRLNPQQRNDLSNTNSSSTLSRADYRPIILNNFSSSQFEETEVSSWRLALVEIIFQQLGITKDTIEPPISDDFSLHDHSLDEKGLVRRSSYSSFTSLSSSIATHSSNHLVTFLPRESQQFSRLNRTGGKMASHSKRLNGSSRSNSRTDRSESFDHFRNENLGGDNQFSDFESVKEDFSKCIKILKFEEGETILCQNSNPQGIYYLVSGEVDVISETKDGNTDESYERTLYTATEGYILGYLSSILGCKSLVTLKVSKGPAYLGLIPYNDLERLCDKYFMIYLKLSEILTNSLSPNLLRLDYFLEWIQLDSSETLFNQGDPANGVYLVLNGRLRQLFYEDADSDIVTQMAELSKGESFGEVEVLTAIHRLNTVVAIRDTELARIPRTLFEFLAVEHPSIMIHVSRMVAKKAMLMNFKSGIGFSGSQPITKLIGDETAMQKRYDFNLNIKSNKSSKKNELISNTVNYKTLTLLPITEGLPVEEFAYKLINALRQCGKTTIGLNQRTTLSHLGRHAFNKLSKLKQSGYFAELEELYEIVVYIADTPVSSSWTQTCISQGDCILLLADATCDPKIGEFERLLLKSKTTARTDLILLHPERYVVPGSTSKWLKNRMWIQSHHHIQFTPMEKVAEPDPIPNIKPLSQLVEKFKENTKKTQENFVKFLPDSIKTTVETLSGKYIDPKPNPKFYTSVDPIKNDFLRLARTLSGQAVGLVLGGGGARGLSHLGIIKALEEQGIPIDIIGGTSIGSFVGGLYAMDYDLVPIYGRVKKFAGRVGSLWRMLSDLTWPVTSYTTGHEFNRGIWKSFRDYRIEDFWISYYCNSTNITESVQEIHSSGFAWRYIRASMSLAGLLPPIVDNGNMLLDGGYVDNLPVTEMTQRGCKIVFAVDVGSVDDRTPMSYGDSLNGFWIVLNRWNPFSKHPNIPNMAEIQMRLGYVASVNALERAKSTPGVVYIRPPIENYATLDFGKFEEIYQVGYAYGHDFLQHLQEKNELPPIAGTTTSAYADKENMLQRRNSI; translated from the coding sequence ATGTGGCTAACTTCCTATGTGTTACCaagattgaagaatattttgcTCTTGCAATTCCATATAACGCTACCACTAAACTACTTGGTTTTACTGCTGTTAAGTACAGTTATCATCACCTACCTGTTTCTTCGTACAAGAATTTTGTCCAATTATTCTCAATTGAAGGATGATGTCTCTGATGAGAATAATATCAACAGGAAAGACTACATGGATGCTTCTTCTGCTTCCTTCCTGTTAAATCGTGAAAAACATAAGGGATTCACATCTTACTTGGACGAATTCTTATCAGCAATAAAGATCTTTGGATATTTGGAGAAGCCTGTCTTTCATGAATTAACTAAGTCTATGAAGACTGAAAAGCTACAAGAAGGAGAAATCGTTTTATTGGATGATTCTGTTGGGTTTACGATCGTCGTAGAGGGAACTCTAGAAATTCTTCACAAAATGGATAATCGCCATTCCAATCCATCAGGTGATGCAGCAGCAAATGCAACGGCTTTTGAACCTCCTTCAAATGACGATGGATACCTTATCAATGGTGAAAAGTTCCAGTTATTGAATATCGTGAAAACTGGTAACCCATTATCGTCCTTGGTAAGCATCATGAAGCTCTTCTCGAACCGCTCAACACATCTAAATGAAGGTACTCACCcttcaacaacaaataACACTCCAGGACCTGGTTCTCCCAACCTCACTGGTGAGATTAACAGCTTCTTAGACTCCACATTACCTGCAAAATTCGGATCTGCAGATAGTGCAAATGGCAATCACCCAATATCCCCCATGGAACTAGAATCAACGTTTGATAATCTATCAGAGGCATCGGAGAATGATCGCTCGGCGAAGATACCAGACATTATAGCTCGTGCAGCGAGTGATTGTACCATTGCGATTATACCTTCGTCATCTTTCCAACGTCTTTTAGTGAAATATCCTAGATCTGCCTCACATATTATCCAGATGATTTTAACAAAACTATACAGAGTTACTTTCAAAACTGCTCATACCTACCTAGGTCTCACCAATGAGATTATTTTTACTGAATTTCAGTCTATTAACAAGGACAACCTGAAATTACCAGAGTACTTCCGCAGATCTATCATCAGCTATTTCACAAACAGACAAGATGACACAGGAAGTTCAGCCTCCACTATACAAAAAAGGCCGCAGCTACACAGGCGAGATTCCAATAACTCACTAAATTACGGCTCAAGGCATGTTGTATTGAATTCCAGGGATCAATACAATCCCGGTGACCTTCTCTCTAATGTACCCTTACCAAGATTGAATCCACAGCAGAGAAATGATCTCTCAAATACCAATTCTTCCTCTACCTTGAGCCGTGCGGATTATAGACCGATCATATTAAATAACTTTTCGTCATCACAGTTTGAAGAGACAGAAGTCTCTTCTTGGAGATTGGCATTAGTTGAAATAATTTTCCAGCAGTTGGGAATAACAAAGGATACAATCGAGCCCCCAATTTCAGATGACTTTTCGCTCCATGATCATTCGTTAGATGAAAAAGGGTTGGTCAGAAGGTCATCCTACTCTTCATTTACATCCCTATCTTCATCTATCGCGACCCACTCCAGCAATCACCTAGTAACATTTTTGCCTCGAGAGTCGCAACAATTTTCAAGATTGAACAGAACCGGCGGTAAAATGGCTTCACATAGTAAGAGATTGAACGGCTCTAGTAGATCGAACTCACGTACAGACAGATCAGAATCTTTTGACCACTTTAGAAATGAGAATCTGGGTGGCGATAATCAATTTTCGGATTTTGAATCAgttaaagaagatttcTCTAAATGCATAAAGATTCTCAAATTTGAGGAAGGAGAAACTATACTCTGCCAAAATTCTAATCCGCAAGGTATTTATTATCTTGTAAGCGGAGAAGTTGATGTCATATCTGAGACTAAAGACGGCAACACAGATGAGAGTTATGAAAGAACTCTATACACTGCCACAGAAGGTTACATCCTTGGATATCTATCGTCCATCCTAGGTTGTAAGTCGCTTGTGACGCTCAAAGTAAGCAAAGGTCCAGCTTATCTAGGGTTAATTCCTTATAATGATTTGGAGCGTTTATGTGATAAATATTTCATGATCTACTTAAAGTTGTCTGAAATTTTGACTAATTCCTTGAGTCCCAATTTGTTGCGGTTGGACTATTTCCTTGAATGGATTCAACTAGATTCTTCTGAAACGTTATTCAACCAAGGTGATCCTGCTAATGGTGTTTACCTAGTATTGAATGGTAGACTAAGGCAGCTATTCTATGAAGATGCAGACTCGGACATTGTAACTCAAATGGCGGAATTATCAAAAGGAGAAAGTTTTGGAGAAGTGGAAGTGTTGACTGCCATTCATAGACTAAACACAGTGGTAGCCATTAGAGATACTGAGTTGGCTAGAATCCCTCGTACATTGTTTGAGTTCTTGGCTGTCGAACACCCTTCTATCATGATTCATGTCAGTAGAATGGTGGCCAAAAAAGCAATGCTAATGAATTTTAAATCTGGTATAGGCTTCTCCGGTTCACAACCGATCACTAAGCTAATTGGAGATGAAACAGCGATGCAAAAAAGGTATGACTTTAATCTTAACATAAAATCCAATAAATCCTCTAAGAAGAACGAGCTTATAAGTAATACCGTAAATTATAAGACTTTGACGCTTTTACCGATTACTGAGGGTCTACCAGTAGAGGAATTTGCTTATAAATTGATCAATGCATTAAGGCAGTGCGGAAAGACAACAATTGGGTTGAACCAACGTACGACATTATCTCACCTTGGTCGTCATGCGTTCAATaaactttcaaaattgaaacagagTGGATATTTCGCAGAACTCGAAGAGCTTTACGAAATCGTTGTGTACATCGCAGATACTCCTGTAAGCTCATCATGGACACAAACGTGCATTTCACAAGGTGACTGTATCTTACTCTTGGCTGATGCAACATGTGACCCGAAGATTGGTGAATTTGAAAGgcttttgttgaaaagtaaAACTACAGCTAGAACGGATCTAATTTTACTTCATCCCGAGCGATACGTGGTTCCAGGCTCGACATCTAAATGGTTAAAAAATCGAATGTGGATTCAGTCCCATCACCATATACAGTTTACCCCAATGGAAAAGGTAGCAGAGCCCGATCCAATACCAAATATAAAACCGCTATCCCAATTAGTCGAGAAGTTCAAGGAGAATACAAAAAAGACACAAGAGAACTTTGTAAAGTTTTTACCAGATTCAATCAAAACCACTGTGGAAACATTATCTGGAAAATACATCGATCCTAAACCTAATCCAAAATTCTACACTTCAGTTGATCCTATCAAGAATGATTTCCTAAGACTAGCTAGAACTCTTTCAGGCCAAGCTGTTGGTCTAGTTCTTGGTGGAGGAGGGGCACGTGGATTAAGTCATCTTGGTATCATTAAGGCTCTAGAGGAGCAAGGAATTCCAATTGATATAATCGGAGGAACGTCAATTGGTTCGTTCGTTGGAGGTTTATATGCCATGGACTACGATCTTGTTCCTATATATGGCCGAGTCAAGAAGTTCGCTGGTAGAGTTGGTTCACTATGGAGAATGCTAAGTGATTTGACTTGGCCAGTTACATCATACACTACAGGACATGAGTTTAATCGTGGTATATGGAAATCTTTTAGAGACTACAGGATTGAAGATTTTTGGATTTCATATTACTGTAACTCGACGAATATTACAGAGTCAGTTCAAGAGATTCACTCATCAGGTTTTGCATGGCGTTATATTAGAGCTTCTATGTCACTTGCGGGCCTTCTTCCTCCAATTGTGGATAACGGTAATATGTTACTAGATGGAGGTTATGTCGACAACTTACCAGTGACCGAAATGACACAGAGAGGTTGTAAAATTGTGTTTGCAGTAGACGTTGGATCAGTCGATGATAGGACTCCAATGTCATACGGAGACTCTTTGAACGGATTTTGGATTGTTTTAAATAGATGGAATCCATTTTCGAAACACCCCAACATTCCTAATATGGCGGAAATACAAATGAGATTAGGATATGTTGCTTCTGTCAATGCCTTAGAAAGGGCTAAAAGTACACCAGGTGTGGTGTACATCAGGCCTCCTATTGAGAACTATGCGACTTTGGATTTTGGtaagtttgaagaaatatacCAAGTAGGCTACGCGTACGGTCATGACTTTTTACAACATCTGCAAGAGAAAAACGAATTACCGCCAATTGCGGGTACCACAACTTCTGCTTATGCcgacaaagaaaacatgtTACAAAGACGGAACAGTATATAA
- the CAR2 gene encoding ornithine-oxo-acid transaminase (highly similar to uniprot|P07991 Saccharomyces cerevisiae YLR438W CAR2 L-ornithine transaminase (OTAse) catalyzes the second step of arginine degradation expression is dually-regulated by allophanate induction and a specific arginine induction process not nitrogen catabolite repression sensitive) gives MVVTAELNLSSAKTIEYEQEYSAHNYHPLPVVFSRASGAHVWDPEGKEYLDFLSAYSAVNQGHCHPHIIQALVDQASKLTLSSRAFSNDCFASFSKFVTEFFGYESVLPMNTGAEAVESALKLARRWGYMVKKIQPNEAIILGARGNFHGRTFGAISLSTDEEDSRMNFGPFLENVTAKIPGGSDDEFIRYGEIDDYKRAFESHGDKICAVIVEPIQGEAGIVVPRADFLTDLQELCKKHQVLLICDEIQTGIARTGKLLCYEHSPNCKPDIILLGKAISGGVLPVSCVLSSREIMDCFTPGSHGSTYGGNPLASRVAIAALEVVQNENLVERSARLGKFLQDELVKLQHESNGVISEVRGKGLLTAIVINPEKANGRTAWDLCLLMKDQGVLAKPTHEHIIRLAPPLVISEEDLLKGVDSIRVSLSKLPNVPKSHH, from the coding sequence ATGGTTGTCACTGCTGAATTGAACTTATCGTCTGCCAAGACTATCGAATACGAACAAGAATACTCTGCTCATAACTACCATCCTTTGCCTGTTGTTTTCAGCAGAGCTAGTGGTGCCCATGTTTGGGATCCTGAAGGAAAGGAATATTTGGATTTCTTGTCTGCTTACTCTGCCGTCAACCAAGGCCATTGCCATCCTCATATTATCCAAGCCCTTGTCGATCAAGCTTCCAAATTGACTCTATCTTCAAGAGCTTTCTCTAACGATTGTTTtgcttccttttctaaatTTGTCACCGAATTCTTCGGTTACGAATCCGTGTTGCCAATGAACACGGGTGCTGAAGCCGTTGAGAGTGCCTTGAAATTGGCGAGAAGATGGGGTTACATGGTTAAGAAGATCCAGCCAAATGAAGCTATCATCTTGGGTGCTAGAGGGAACTTCCATGGTCGTACCTTTGGTGCCATCTCTTTGTCtactgatgaagaggaCTCAAGAATGAATTTTGGTCCattcttggaaaatgtCACCGCTAAGATTCCAGGTGGATCCGATGACGAATTCATCAGATACGGTGAAATTGACGACTATAAGCGTGCTTTCGAATCGCACGGTGATAAAATCTGTGCGGTTATCGTGGAACCAATCCAAGGTGAAGCCGGTATTGTGGTTCCAAGAGCCGATTTCTTGACTGATTTGCAAGAATTGTGTAAGAAACACCAAGTATTGTTGATCTGTGACGAAATCCAAACAGGTATCGCTAGAACCGGTAAGTTACTATGTTACGAACACTCTCCAAACTGTAAACCAGACATCATTCTATTGGGTAAAGCCATCTCCGGTGGTGTTCTACCAGTCTCATGTGTCCTTTCCTCCAGGGAAATCATGGATTGTTTCACCCCAGGTTCTCATGGTTCCACTTACGGTGGTAATCCATTGGCTTCTAGAGTCGCTATCGCCGCATTGGAAGTTGTTCAAAACGAAAACTTAGTCGAAAGATCTGCTAGACTAGGTAAATTCCTACAAGATGAATTGGTCAAGCTACAACATGAATCTAACGGTGTCATCAGTGAAGTTAGAGGTAAGGGTTTGTTGACAGCTATCGTAATCAACCCAGAAAAGGCCAACGGCAGAACCGCTTGGGACTTGTGTCTATTAATGAAAGACCAAGGTGTGTTGGCCAAGCCAACCCATGAACACATCATCAGATTGGCGCCACCTTTGGTGATCTCCGAAGAAGATCTCTTGAAGGGTGTAGACTCCATCAGAGTCTCTCTATCAAAGTTGCCAAACGTTCCAAAGTCTCACCATTAA